GAACATAGTCTGCAGAAGAAAGGCTACAGAGGAATACTTCAACTAATCAAGTGAAAGTAAGCCTGGATGTATTTGTAAGTTCCCTTCTAAAACCACGAGCTCAACAAGGGGAGATTTCATCAGTGTAGAAAAAGAAAGCGGGTCAATCTCAATCTCAATGATTCAGTACCTTACCGTGTGATAGTTGATATTGAATTCCGGCGAACAGAAACCTGAAAGTATACCTAACGACCATTAGAAAACTATCAATTCAGTACATAACGTTGGCTCTTCGGCATGAAAAGAATATAAAAGCTTCTCAAAGGATATAGGAGAATGGGAGATACTCTTTTTATAGATAATGGGGAATATACTATCAATTCAGTATATAGCGTGAAAGGAACCATTctcatttctctaatttttatagataatggGGGATACTCTTTTTTGTCTTTATTCACTTGCGTAGTTTCTGGATCTTTGGATTTGCATGTAGGCACATATTCTAGTTTGCTTTTTTCTATAGGATACTCCACCTTTGGAATACTCTTAGTTTTATTCTGTTGTTATTTTAccacaaaaaattattacttatttcTAAATGAGACATTTTTGTTgctaaacaaatatataaatatcaagtcCTCGAATCCCCCTCAATTTCCTCCCAATTTGGAGGGGAATGGAAGTACTCAAAATGTGAGCCCTCCCCCTCCTTCTAGGTCCCTCTATCCACTCCATTTACcctcaaaattaattcatgcaAGACGAATAACAAAACTTCGCTTCCATATCTTTCATTTCCCATTCCAACCcctcaatccaaattaattgTTCTATTTTCATTTCAGATGCAACTTTTTGACAACAGTACCCAATCATTATTTGTGAATAAGTGAATGTGATAACAAAAGGAGAAATTAGACATGGTTTCAAGACCCAAATATCACTTGAATTAAGAATTTTGTAATTCAAAATCACAGGAATTTATGGAATGCAATTCCTATAAAGCATGAatgctgcatatatatataatagagagagagagagagagagagagagagatacacaCTTGATCTATTGAGTCTTCTTTTTCCTATTAAGAGGAAATGAAATCTTTCGCAGGATACTATCATCAATTTTCCTGTATAATGACAGAATGAACTCATACACTAAAATTAGCTTTTCACCAACTTGATCTTGAAACTTCTCGTACAACACAGGAACTGAGAGACTAAGAAGAACACCTACAggaaaaagaaagcaaacaAACAAATTGAATTCAAGTACACTTAGAAAGGCTTGTGCACTTGTTCAGGAAAGGCCTCAAAGAAACTCACCAATATAGACCAGAGAAATGAAGTTGAAGACACCACCAAAGTATGAAATTAACCATAAGCCCGAAGCAACCTGAAGACCAATTCCACATTTCTTGGCACATTCAACTTATATGCAGAAAGAGTTTTGCCAGTAAGAACAGGAAGATATATCCACAACTAATACCTTAAGAAAAAGTTTTAGATTTTGACCAATGGAAATGTCATGTGCAATCAACAATATCTGATTGATCCACCCTTGTGCTATATCAGCAGCTCTCAGAACAGATTCCTCAGAAATTTCCAGATCAGGAAGGGGAGGCAGAGGtctgaaattttaattattcaaatttctaAACCTCGTCATTAGCActagaaaaagataaagaatttCCACTAGAATAACGTCAACAATACCAGATACAATTAGAAATTGCTgggaaataaaatcaaataaaaaatctagtGAGAAGACAATTGGGATATACACATTAATTACCATTATatcaataatatcatataaTGGGAGAAGACCAATATGGTGCTTCCTACTTCTGAAGATGTATCACAATTtcatataaacaatatatagCCTTTTAAACATCTTTGTTCTgaatgattttaattaattgaaggataaatatgaaaattgaaCTTATCTCAGTCATACCTTTCACCAATAACTAACTCCATCAATTTGTCAAGTtctcttttataaatttgaaaaaagataacagagaggagaagagaatggcataggagaaagaaataatagaaaacaGATGCAAattagatagctaaagaaaggaagaaaaaagtggTCCTCAATGCTCATGAGGCTCCCAGATTTGTTAAGTTAGGGGAGGGTTGTTTTTGCACACAACCTTACATTCATTTTACAAAGAGGCTCTTTCCACAACCTAAACTTGTGACCTTCTAGTCACAAAGGAGCCATCTCACCATTGCTACCTAGGCTTGCCCCCTCAGAGGAAGAAAAATATATCTGGCACAAGCCTAATCATGCATAGAACCCCTAGTGTTACTATTTAATAAAACCTATGAGATGAAATATCTATAGAATTTCTCAaatcaatattattatacataaaagGCTAACCCTCTAAGAGTGAAgctatcaattttcttttttatcaaaaaaatgctATTCAATTGACAATCTCATAGTACaacaaaacattatttttatctacATTGAGGGAAATATTAAAAAGCTCATTCCAAATATACAATTTATACCTCAATGGCAACCACTTCCACTTTTAGACATAACCTCTAtcattttaatgtaaaataactGAGGTCAGTAGGTTTGGCAAGAAATTACCATGCAGTGGAAGTATGAAACTAGACCACACTTGCAATATGAACTCACGTTTCACAACCATGACTTTAGCCATCTCCCAGATAATCCATTAATTCATGAGAGCAATTACGTGTAACGTGCCTATAAAAGCTTTATGTATGATACTGATTTCAGGCACCTTCTTCCTGCCCTGGgccttcttcttgttcttcctctccttctttctcAACCACTGGGTTGAATTTcggcccctctctctctctctctcaactggTATTGCTGTCTTGCTCACATATGGGGCTTTTTGCACAAAAAAACAAGCATTACTTCTTTGCTTTAAGAAAATATGCCACCAAACAAAAGTAAATTCATCTAATGCATTTTTGGGTTAATTCTGGTATTATGAGATTCATACAATCTGGTA
This genomic stretch from Diospyros lotus cultivar Yz01 chromosome 1, ASM1463336v1, whole genome shotgun sequence harbors:
- the LOC127810372 gene encoding reticulon-like protein B11 isoform X2 — encoded protein: MEQSRRISVHRALGGGAVADVLLWRRRREGVVLLVGSTGLWLLFERAGYNFLSFVANVLLLLVVILFFWAKSASLLNRPLPPLPDLEISEESVLRAADIAQGWINQILLIAHDISIGQNLKLFLKVASGLWLISYFGGVFNFISLVYIGKLMIVSCERFHFLLIGKRRLNRSSFCSPEFNINYHTVRY
- the LOC127810372 gene encoding reticulon-like protein B11 isoform X1 produces the protein MEQSRRISVHRALGGGAVADVLLWRRRREGVVLLVGSTGLWLLFERAGYNFLSFVANVLLLLVVILFFWAKSASLLNRPLPPLPDLEISEESVLRAADIAQGWINQILLIAHDISIGQNLKLFLKVASGLWLISYFGGVFNFISLVYIGVLLSLSVPVLYEKFQDQVGEKLILVYEFILSLYRKIDDSILRKISFPLNRKKKTQ